CGCCCGCCTCGCCGAGTGCATGGCGGCGATCGGCGAGGGCGCCATCCGCACCGCGCGCGGCGGATTCCGCGTCGACACCTTCGGCGAGACCGTCCACATCGCGGCCAAGCCGATCGGAACGCAGCCGGAGGAGATCCGCGCCAGCCTCGCCAAGCCGCGCCCGCCCGAGGTGGACGCCTACCTCAGGATGACGGCGGACCGCCTGACGCTGATCGGCGTCGACCGGCTGGACTATTCGAAGGGCATTCCCAACCGCCTGCGCGCGTTCGAGCGCTATCTGAGGGCCGATCCGTCTCGCGCCGCGACGACGATCTTCACCCAGATCGCGCCGCTGACGCGCGAGGGCGTCGCGGCCTACGGTGCGGTGCGGCAGGAGGTGGAGCGGCTCGCGGGGCGGATCATCGGCCAGTTCGGTGGTTTCGCGGCGAGCCCGCTGTCGCTGCTGACGCGTCCGGTCGATCGTGTCGGGGTCGCCCATCTCCTCGCCGGGTCGGACGTCGCCATGGTGACGCCGCTGGCGGACGGGATGAACCTCGTCGCCAAGGAGTACGTCGCGGCGCAGGACCCGAACGATCCGGGCGTGCTGATCCTCTCTAGGTACGCCGGTGCGGCGGAGGACATGACGGACGCGCTGATCGTCGATCCGGCCGACATCGAGGGGATGGCCCGGGCGATCGAGGCGGCGCGGCTGATGCCGAAGGGCGAGCGGCGCGAGCGGTACCGGAGCCTGATGGGGGTCGTCGAACGCACCCGCATCGACCGGTGGATCGACGCCTGCATGAAGGACTTCGTCGCCGCCTGACGGGTCCGGCGGGGCTCGAAGGAAAAGGGGCCGGGGAGCGATCCCCGGCCCTTCGCCGTATCAGGCGATGGCGATCGTCTTCACGTTGACGAACTCGCGGATGCCCTGTCCCGCCAGCTCGCGGCCGACGCCGGACTTCTTCACGCCGCCGAAAGGCAGGCGCGGGTCGGAGGCGACCATCGTGTTCACGAACACGCAGCCGGCGTTGAGGTCGCGGCCGAAGCGGGCGATCTCCGCCTCGTCGTTGGTGAAGGCGGCCGAGCCGAGGCCGAAGCGCGTCTCGTTGGCGACGCCGATCGCCTCGTCGATGGAGCCGACCTTGAAGAGCATCGCGGCGGGGCCGAACATCTCCTCGCGGCGCGCCGGGCTCTCGGGCGGCAGGTCGGCGAGCACGGTCGGCTCGTAGAACCAGCCCTTGCCGGAGGCCGCCTTGCCGCCGGTCAGCACCTTGGCGCCTTCCTTGACGGAGGTGTTCACCTGCTCGGCGAGCTCGCCGCGGATCGCCTCGGTCGCGAGGGGGCCGAGCGTGGTCGCCTCGTCCATCGGATCGCCGAGGACGTTGGCCTCCATGCCGGCGACGAACTTCTCGGCGAAGCTGTCGTAGATGTCGGCGTGGACGATGAAGCGCTTCGCCGCGATGCAGGACTGGCCGTTGTTGATCATGCGCGCCGCGACCGCGACCTTCGCCGCCTTCTCGACGTCCGCGGACGGCATCACGACGAACGGGTCCGAGCCGCCGAGCTCCAGCACGACGTGCTTGATCTCCTCGCCGCAGATCTTGCCGACGGACATGCCGGCGGGCTCGGAGCCGGTGAGGGTCGCGGCCTGGATCCGGTCGTCGCGCAGCACGCGCTCGACCTTGGAGCCGCCGATGAGGAGCGTCTGGAAGATCCCCTTCGGATAGCCGGCCTCCTTGAACATGTCCTCGATGGCGAGCGCCACCTGCGGCACGTTAGAGGCGTGCTTCAGGAGCCCGACGTTGCCGGCCGCCGTCGCCGGCGCGGCGAAGCGGAAGACCTGCCAGTAAGGGAAGTTCCAGGGCATCACCGCCAGCACCGGGCCGAGCGGCTGGTAGCTCACCCAGCTCTTCGAGGCGTTGGACGAGATCATCTCGTCGGCAAGGTAATCGGACGCCTTCTCGGCGTAGTGGCGGCACACGAAGGCGCACTTCTCCACCTCGGCGCGGGCGGAGGCGATGGTCTTGCCCATCTCGAGGGTGGCGAGGCGGGCGAGCTCGTCGCGGTCGCGGTCGAGGATGTCGGCGACCTTGTTGAGCATGGCCTGCCGCTCGGCGATGGGGACGAGGCGCCAGTCGGCGAATGCCGCGTCGGCGGCCGCGATCCTGGCGTCGACGTCGGCGTCGCTGTGCGCGTCGAACGTCTTCAGCGTTTCGCCGGTCGCGGGGTTGATGGTGGCGATCGCCATGGGGCCTCCGTCATATGGGGCTCGACCGGGTTCTGACCGGACCATCGCGCGATGGCGCCGGCCGGATCGAGCGTCGTTGCGTTTCGTTGCCGCACCTATACCGGCGCGGAGGGGTCTTGGGGGGATCTGCCCGCCAAATTGATTAAGGCAAGGGAACAGCGACCCAAGCTCACGCTTCCTACTCCATGTTGGAATTGTCCGTCACGACGGCGTGCGTCGTCTTTGCCGTTTCCGCTGCTGTCATTGCCGTCGCGGGTTCGTACCTTTCCAGGATCGCCGACAGACTGGCCGACCGGACCCGCCTCGGGGAGGCCGTCGCCGGGGCGGTGCTCCTCGGCGCGACGACGTCGATCCCCGGCACGGTGACGTCGGTGGTGGCCGCCGCCGACGGCAACGTCGACCTCGCCGCCTCGAACGCGCTGGGCGGGATTGCGGCGCAGACCGCCTTCCTCGCCATTGCGGACATGGTCTACCGCCGCGCCAACCTGGAGCATGCCGCAGCTTCCGCCGCCAACCTCACACAGTCGACGCTCCTCATCCTGATGCTCGCGATCCCCCTCGTCGCCGTCCACACACCGGCGGTGACGGTGCTCGGCGTCCACCCGGCGACGGTGGTGCTGCTGTTCGCCTACGTCGCCGGCCTCAGGATGGCGGGGCGCGACCGGGACAATCCCATGTGGCAGCCGATCGTGACGCGCCACACCCGGCGGGACGAGCCGGAGGACGACGGCGACCACCGCCCGCTCTGGCAGCTCTTCGCCGTCTTCGCGGCGCTGGCGGCGACGATCGGCGGCGCGGGGATGATGGTGGCGCGGACCGGCATCGTCATCGCCGAGCGGACGGGCCTCGGCGAGACGGTGGTGGGCACGCTGCTGACAGCGACCGCGACGTCGCTGCCCGAGCTCGTCACCACGGTCGCCGCGGTGCGCCAGGGGGCGCTGCAGCTCGCGGTCGGCGGGATCATCGGCGGCAACGTCTTCGACGTCCTGTTCCTGTCGGCGGCCGATGTCGCCTACCGCGACGGGTCGATCTACCACGCGATCGGCGCGGGGAGCCTCTTCTGGGCCATGGTGGGCCTGGTGATGACGGCGGTTCTGCTGCTCGGCCTCATCCGCCGGGAAGAGCACGGCGTGGCCAACATCGGCTTCGAGAGCGCGTTGCTGCTTTTGATCTATGCCGGGGCGGTGGCGCTCATGGTACTGTAAGCCACATCTTTGACATTAAGACGGCTTTAGAACTTGACCGCGTTCACGCTGTACGCTCACGGTGGCGTGAACATTCCGATGGAGACTCCGAGCCGGGTCATCGGCTCCGCCGGCGCAGGAGGTGCCGCCGCCCACGTCTCCGTTCCGGCCAACGATCTCCGTCTTTTGAACATGTGAGAGGAACTGTCGCCGTCGTGCTTGCCTATTCTTGCTATTCTCGGTTCGTTTCGGGCCACACCTCCATGGACATCTTTGCGCCGGGTCTGTCGGACCTTGTGGAGGCGACGGCATGATCGGCAACGGGGCCCTGCACATCCGCCCGGGTGTGCTGCCGCGCACCGCGCTCGTGACCGGCGGGGCAGGGGTTCTCGGCTTCGCCGTCGCACGGCGGCTCGCCGCGGACGGCAACCGCGTCGCCATCATCGACATCGGCAAGGACACGCCCGAGCGCGCGGGCGAGCTGCCGGAGGGGATCGGCATCACCTGCGACGTCGCCAACACGGTGGAGCTGGTCGACGCCTACCGCCGCGTGCGCGACGAGATGGGCCCGG
This genomic window from Acuticoccus sediminis contains:
- a CDS encoding alpha,alpha-trehalose-phosphate synthase (UDP-forming), with translation MLWLDQARMDKAAQPVAPPVLEGRLIAVSNRVSRPAKGASPGGLAQALSEALRGAQGMWIGWSGDHGESGAELELEKHGDITFGLLDIEATTFHRYYEGYANSVLWPLFHSRAELVERTTGDFAAYTEVNAAFADQVAAIAQPNDIIWVHDYHFLILAEALRERGVDGTIGLFLHIPFPPLEIFRRLPEARTIVRALAAYDTIGVQTRRDAARLAECMAAIGEGAIRTARGGFRVDTFGETVHIAAKPIGTQPEEIRASLAKPRPPEVDAYLRMTADRLTLIGVDRLDYSKGIPNRLRAFERYLRADPSRAATTIFTQIAPLTREGVAAYGAVRQEVERLAGRIIGQFGGFAASPLSLLTRPVDRVGVAHLLAGSDVAMVTPLADGMNLVAKEYVAAQDPNDPGVLILSRYAGAAEDMTDALIVDPADIEGMARAIEAARLMPKGERRERYRSLMGVVERTRIDRWIDACMKDFVAA
- a CDS encoding NAD-dependent succinate-semialdehyde dehydrogenase, which produces MAIATINPATGETLKTFDAHSDADVDARIAAADAAFADWRLVPIAERQAMLNKVADILDRDRDELARLATLEMGKTIASARAEVEKCAFVCRHYAEKASDYLADEMISSNASKSWVSYQPLGPVLAVMPWNFPYWQVFRFAAPATAAGNVGLLKHASNVPQVALAIEDMFKEAGYPKGIFQTLLIGGSKVERVLRDDRIQAATLTGSEPAGMSVGKICGEEIKHVVLELGGSDPFVVMPSADVEKAAKVAVAARMINNGQSCIAAKRFIVHADIYDSFAEKFVAGMEANVLGDPMDEATTLGPLATEAIRGELAEQVNTSVKEGAKVLTGGKAASGKGWFYEPTVLADLPPESPARREEMFGPAAMLFKVGSIDEAIGVANETRFGLGSAAFTNDEAEIARFGRDLNAGCVFVNTMVASDPRLPFGGVKKSGVGRELAGQGIREFVNVKTIAIA
- a CDS encoding sodium:calcium antiporter, giving the protein MLELSVTTACVVFAVSAAVIAVAGSYLSRIADRLADRTRLGEAVAGAVLLGATTSIPGTVTSVVAAADGNVDLAASNALGGIAAQTAFLAIADMVYRRANLEHAAASAANLTQSTLLILMLAIPLVAVHTPAVTVLGVHPATVVLLFAYVAGLRMAGRDRDNPMWQPIVTRHTRRDEPEDDGDHRPLWQLFAVFAALAATIGGAGMMVARTGIVIAERTGLGETVVGTLLTATATSLPELVTTVAAVRQGALQLAVGGIIGGNVFDVLFLSAADVAYRDGSIYHAIGAGSLFWAMVGLVMTAVLLLGLIRREEHGVANIGFESALLLLIYAGAVALMVL